One window of the Pseudomonas sp. S04 genome contains the following:
- a CDS encoding efflux RND transporter permease subunit, with amino-acid sequence MLTSLVLGLERFFFRHRLATLGVLALVTLVMAGFAAQLRMSAGFDKQLPQQHEFIKTFNQYRDVLFGANRIIVVLHAKHGDIWNKEALTKLNDLTQTLFFMPGIDRRTVTSLWTPNTRAVQITEEGMKAEDVVGGDVTVATLNDQAIAGIRERTLVGGFVGSLVANDYSGAMVLAELADPDPQTGQRLNYLEFSQRLEDEVRAKYGDDQYEVQIIGFAKQMGDIGAGATSVMGFFALAFLLTVLAVYWYTRSWALTFLPLCCSLVSVVWQFGTITLLGFGLDPLAILVPFLVFAIGVSHGVQQVNFISKEVCAGADGMTAARRSFSGLLIPGTLALITAFVGFATLVLVPIPMIRELAITASVGVAYKIVTNLIMLPVLASYLRFDQAYVRRVDRLRRGRDGAMLKLGRIAETRNAAIGAVLCLVLLVAAVWQSQGRHVGHVLPGAPELHIDSRYNKDVESVVSHFGLGLDLFTVAVETPKNSCYQHEVMAYIDRLTWYLANVPGVLSAQSLPVLTKLSASGVNEGNPKWVALPADELSLGEAVRQVPEGLRLYNADCSLLPVNLYLADHKASTLKSVVEAVQQYRAEHPMVGVNVRLASGNAGVQAATNEIVESSELPMMLYVYLTIVLLVFVVYRDWRAMVACCLPLTLATFLGYCFMKALDIGLTVATLPVMVLAVGIGVDYAFYIYNRLQLHLAEGLDIANAFKLALREVGVATIFTAITLSIGVATWSFSALKFQADMGLLLTFMFMVNMLMAITLLPAIAVMLDVLIPRRGPVCAPLVAH; translated from the coding sequence ATGCTGACTTCCCTGGTGCTCGGCCTCGAGCGCTTCTTCTTCCGTCATCGTCTTGCCACCCTCGGCGTGCTGGCCCTGGTGACCCTGGTGATGGCTGGCTTCGCCGCGCAACTGCGCATGTCTGCCGGCTTCGACAAGCAGCTGCCGCAGCAGCACGAGTTCATCAAGACCTTCAACCAGTACCGCGACGTGCTGTTCGGCGCCAATCGCATCATCGTGGTGCTGCACGCCAAGCACGGCGATATCTGGAACAAGGAGGCGCTGACCAAGCTCAACGACCTGACCCAGACCCTGTTCTTCATGCCCGGCATCGACCGCCGCACGGTGACCTCGCTGTGGACCCCGAACACCCGCGCGGTACAGATTACCGAAGAGGGCATGAAGGCCGAGGATGTGGTGGGGGGCGACGTCACCGTGGCCACTCTGAACGACCAGGCCATCGCCGGCATTCGTGAGCGCACCCTGGTCGGCGGCTTCGTCGGCAGCCTGGTGGCCAACGATTACTCCGGGGCCATGGTGCTGGCCGAGCTGGCCGATCCTGACCCGCAGACCGGCCAACGCCTGAACTACCTGGAGTTCAGCCAGCGCCTGGAGGACGAAGTGCGGGCCAAGTACGGCGACGACCAATACGAGGTGCAAATCATCGGTTTCGCCAAGCAGATGGGCGACATCGGCGCTGGCGCCACGTCGGTGATGGGTTTCTTCGCCCTGGCGTTCCTGCTCACCGTGCTGGCGGTCTATTGGTACACCCGCTCCTGGGCGTTGACCTTCCTGCCGCTGTGCTGTTCGCTGGTGTCGGTGGTCTGGCAGTTCGGCACTATCACTCTCCTTGGCTTCGGCCTCGACCCGCTGGCGATCCTGGTGCCTTTCCTGGTGTTCGCCATCGGTGTGTCCCATGGCGTGCAGCAGGTCAACTTCATCTCCAAGGAAGTCTGCGCCGGCGCCGATGGCATGACCGCCGCGCGCCGCAGCTTCTCCGGCTTGCTGATTCCCGGCACGCTGGCGCTGATCACCGCCTTCGTCGGCTTCGCTACGCTGGTGCTGGTGCCAATCCCAATGATTCGCGAACTGGCGATCACCGCCTCGGTTGGGGTGGCCTACAAGATAGTCACCAACCTGATCATGCTGCCGGTGCTGGCCAGCTATTTGCGCTTCGATCAGGCCTATGTGAGACGCGTCGATCGACTTCGCCGCGGGCGTGACGGCGCCATGCTCAAGCTCGGGCGCATCGCCGAGACGCGTAATGCGGCAATCGGGGCGGTGCTGTGTCTGGTGCTGCTGGTCGCCGCCGTATGGCAGAGCCAGGGTCGGCATGTTGGCCATGTCCTGCCGGGCGCGCCGGAGCTGCATATCGACTCGCGCTATAACAAAGACGTGGAAAGCGTGGTCAGCCATTTCGGTCTCGGCCTGGATCTCTTCACAGTCGCGGTGGAAACGCCGAAGAACAGCTGCTATCAGCACGAGGTGATGGCCTACATCGACCGGCTGACCTGGTACCTGGCCAATGTGCCGGGTGTTCTCTCGGCGCAGTCGTTGCCTGTACTGACCAAGCTCTCGGCCTCCGGAGTCAACGAGGGCAATCCGAAATGGGTGGCGCTACCGGCGGATGAGCTGTCACTCGGTGAAGCGGTACGCCAGGTACCCGAGGGGCTGCGGCTGTACAACGCAGACTGCAGCTTGCTGCCGGTCAACCTGTATCTGGCCGACCACAAGGCCAGCACCCTGAAAAGCGTGGTGGAGGCCGTTCAGCAATACCGCGCCGAGCACCCAATGGTGGGGGTAAACGTGCGCCTCGCCAGTGGCAATGCCGGGGTGCAGGCGGCCACCAACGAGATCGTCGAAAGCTCCGAGCTGCCGATGATGCTCTACGTCTACCTGACCATCGTGCTGCTGGTCTTTGTGGTTTACCGCGACTGGCGAGCGATGGTCGCCTGCTGCCTGCCGCTGACCTTGGCCACCTTTCTCGGTTACTGCTTCATGAAGGCCCTGGATATTGGCCTGACTGTCGCCACTTTGCCGGTGATGGTGCTCGCGGTCGGCATCGGCGTGGATTACGCCTTCTACATCTATAACCGTCTGCAGTTGCACCTGGCTGAGGGGCTGGACATCGCCAACGCCTTCAAGCTGGCGCTGCGCGAGGTCGGCGTGGCGACCATCTTCACGGCCATCACCCTGTCCATCGGTGTGGCCACCTGGTCGTTCTCGGCGCTGAAGTTCCAGGCTGACATGGGGCTGCTGCTGACCTTCATGTTCATGGTCAACATGCTGATGGCGATTACCCTGTTACCGGCCATCGCAGTGATGCTGGATGTGCTGATTCCGCGTCGGGGGCCGGTTTGCGCGCCTCTGGTTGCGCACTGA
- a CDS encoding WD40/YVTN/BNR-like repeat-containing protein, giving the protein MPKRDFTPVRLLLVCALLAGANMILYSRAAERTPAMRQAQAQHAPLVAVSQAGERLVAVGDYGVVALSDGGQDWRQARVVPVDTLLTAVSFADAQNGWAVGHGGVLLHTSDAGENWTLQQRLEDKPVLLSVWFENTRHGIVTGAYGYASETQDGGQSWQRLSLGANDDDYHLNHIFCAPDGSLFIAAEGGNAYRSRDNGVTWETLDTGVSGSLWSGITLRDGRVLLAGMSGRVLLSEDRGDSWRELDSGSQEAITALIQLVDGRVVVVGNGGLVSVADAELKHFSSAIREDRVNLSALLAVDDDQLTLFSPQGVLHQRLSSRQ; this is encoded by the coding sequence ATGCCCAAGAGAGACTTCACTCCCGTGCGTTTGCTGCTGGTTTGCGCCTTGCTGGCAGGCGCCAACATGATCCTCTACAGCCGTGCCGCTGAACGGACTCCCGCCATGCGCCAAGCCCAAGCACAACACGCCCCGCTGGTGGCGGTGAGCCAGGCCGGTGAGCGCCTGGTCGCGGTGGGCGATTATGGCGTCGTGGCGCTCTCCGACGGGGGGCAGGACTGGCGGCAAGCCAGGGTGGTTCCTGTCGATACGCTGCTGACCGCGGTTAGTTTCGCCGACGCGCAAAATGGATGGGCGGTCGGTCACGGAGGAGTGCTGTTGCACACCAGCGATGCTGGCGAAAACTGGACTCTGCAGCAGCGCCTGGAAGACAAACCCGTACTGCTTTCCGTCTGGTTCGAGAACACCCGCCACGGCATAGTCACCGGCGCCTATGGCTACGCCAGCGAGACCCAGGATGGTGGTCAGAGCTGGCAACGCCTGAGCCTGGGTGCGAACGATGATGACTATCACCTCAATCACATCTTCTGCGCACCGGATGGCAGCCTGTTCATCGCCGCGGAGGGCGGCAACGCGTACCGCTCGCGCGACAACGGTGTGACATGGGAGACGTTGGATACCGGCGTCAGTGGCTCGTTATGGAGCGGCATCACATTGCGCGACGGCCGCGTGCTACTGGCTGGCATGAGCGGGCGGGTGCTGCTCAGCGAAGACCGCGGCGATTCCTGGCGCGAGTTGGACAGCGGCAGCCAGGAGGCGATCACCGCCTTGATCCAGTTGGTCGATGGCCGCGTGGTGGTGGTTGGTAATGGTGGGCTGGTGAGCGTCGCGGATGCTGAACTAAAGCATTTCAGTAGCGCGATTCGTGAAGACCGCGTGAACCTTTCTGCGCTGCTGGCTGTGGATGACGATCAACTGACATTGTTCAGTCCACAGGGTGTGTTGCATCAGCGGCTGTCATCGCGGCAATGA
- a CDS encoding TetR/AcrR family transcriptional regulator C-terminal domain-containing protein, which yields MDTGKLRRADSRVAALHLRALLESEWLDLFLFSTMQGFDQTFCKDTATRATDAFLAAYGAPQ from the coding sequence ATGGACACAGGGAAACTCCGCCGAGCGGATTCGCGAGTAGCAGCCCTGCACCTGCGCGCGCTGCTGGAATCCGAGTGGCTTGATCTTTTCCTGTTTTCCACGATGCAAGGATTTGATCAAACGTTTTGTAAAGACACAGCTACCAGAGCGACAGATGCATTTTTAGCCGCGTACGGCGCCCCTCAATGA